Within the Longimicrobiaceae bacterium genome, the region CGGGAAGGCGAGCGCCTGCCGCAGCGTCACCATCCACGCACCGGGCCTCGGCAGCCACCGGCGCACGCGCGGCGCCACGGCGACGAGCGCGAGCGGCCACACCAGGCCGAGGCCGAGCGCGGTGAAGACGACGACGGCGCTCGCCGCCCCGCCGGCGATCCCGTACGCGACCGCGGCGGCGAGGAATGGCGCGGAGCAGGGCGTCGCGAGCGCGGTGACGAGGACCCCGCTCATGAACGCCTCGGCGGCCGGGGGCGTGCGGCCCGCGGCGACCGAGAGCGTGCCGCCCAACGGCGCGAGCTCGAAGACGCCGGCCATGTTGAGTGCGGCGGCGAACACGAGCAGCGCGAGCGCGCCCACCATGGCGGGGCTCTGGAGCTGGTAGCCCCACCCGACCTCGGCGCCGGCCGCGCGCAGGGCGAGCAGCACGCCCACCAGCGCCCACATCGACACGAGCACGCCCGCGCCGAAGAGCAGTGTGTGGCGCCGTGCCGTCCGTCCATCGTGCGCCGCCGCCTCGGCGACGCCGAGCGCCTTGATCGACAGCACGGGCAGGACGCACGGCATCAGGTTGAGCAGCGTGCCGCCGACGAGCGCGAGCAGTCCGGCGATCGCGAGCGCGAGCCACCCGCCGGCGTCGAGGGCGGCGCCGCCGGTGCCGGCGATCGCGGGTCCGAGCCCGTCGGCCGACGCGAGCTGCGCCATGCCCACCACCGGTGCATCCACCTCGATCGCGAGCCCCTCGTCACCGCTGTCTCGACCCGCGAGCGCGAGCACTCCCGTCAGCCGGGCCGGGGTCCCGCTGGCATACGACGAGCGCACGAGCCGGAGCTCCAGCGCGTCGCCGTCCACACGCACCGCGGCCGGCGCGGCGTGGTCGATGACGCCGGCCGAGTCCACGAAGAATCGGACGCGCGGCGTGTCGCCGCCCGCGAGCAGGCCCGACCCGTCGGGCGGGCGAACGCGGAGCACGATCGC harbors:
- a CDS encoding protein-disulfide reductase DsbD domain-containing protein: MSALSQRTRPPAPLGAATLAGLCALVAALAVGGTPATTDAQSLFQRASAVARATASRPVEVELRSAARVLVPGETAAVAIRLRPEPGWHAYWRHAGDVGSPPSVEWRLPEGFTAAPLRWPTPELIVSPPLASYGYEREVHLLGAVHVPRTARVGSTATLTGTVTWVVCKVECVADEVDLALTLPVGAAPEVDTAAARAFTAEDARVPVRRADWVFRSAVDSGAIVLRVRPPDGSGLLAGGDTPRVRFFVDSAGVIDHAAPAAVRVDGDALELRLVRSSYASGTPARLTGVLALAGRDSGDEGLAIEVDAPVVGMAQLASADGLGPAIAGTGGAALDAGGWLALAIAGLLALVGGTLLNLMPCVLPVLSIKALGVAEAAAHDGRTARRHTLLFGAGVLVSMWALVGVLLALRAAGAEVGWGYQLQSPAMVGALALLVFAAALNMAGVFELAPLGGTLSVAAGRTPPAAEAFMSGVLVTALATPCSAPFLAAAVAYGIAGGAASAVVVFTALGLGLVWPLALVAVAPRVRRWLPRPGAWMVTLRQALAFPLLATVVWLAWVLGRQAGIDAVTALLAALTLLAFGLWALG